GTCCACCCCTCTGGCCGCGAGGACGGCGTCGACGTCCCGGACGGCCGCTTCGAAGGAGTAGTCCGCCGAACGCCCGGATCTCCTGCCGCGGGCCCGCTCGTCGTAGGTGATGTGCCGCCACCGCGGACCCAGTTCGGCGATGGTCCGGCGCCAGTACCCCTGGGTGGCGAACTGGCCGTTGAGGTACACCACGGGAACGCCGTCACCTCCCGTGTCGGTGACGGCCAGGGCGGTGTCGTCGACCGGCACCATGCCCGTCCACGTCGTACCGGTCGAGGAAGTGCTGTGCTGCGTCATGGGTTCCCCTGCTTCGCGTGAGGTGTACGCCCCGGGCCCGCACGGCTCCGGTCACGTTCAGAACACGGGAAACGCTACGTTGCCTTCACGGAATCCTCAACAGTCAAGTTGCATTGAATGAATGAAACAGCAGCTCAGCCGACTTAAATCATTGCAACCATGCTCCCGATTAACGCAATGACCCTGGCAGGGAACGTTGCACTGCCGGGCAGCGACGCGCGGCGGCACCCGTCGCGGCACCGCGCTCCCCTCACCCGTTGTCGTCCCGCCGCGCCGGTGCGGAGCTGCGGCAGCCGACGCGGTCCGGCTGGAGGAAGCCGGTGAGGGCGCGGGCCAGTGCCGCGGGGGCCTCCTCGGCGACGTGGTGCCCGGAGTCGATGCCGTGCCCCCGGACGTCGGTGGCCCACCGGCGCCAGACCGCGACCGGATCTCCGTAGAGGTCTTCCAGGTCGTCCCGGAGGGACCACAGCACGAGCGCCGGGCAGGTCACGCGCTTGCCGGCATCCCGGTCGGCCTGCTCGTGCCGCCGGTCGACGGTGAGGCCGGCGCGGTAGTCCTCCAGCATCGCCCGCACCACGTCGGGGTCGCGCGTCGCCCGCCGCCACTCCGCGTGGTTCTCCGCGCCCATGGCATCGGGGTCGCCGCGGTACCAGCTGTCGGGATCGGCGGTGATGACCCGTTCGGGGATGCCGGGCTGGGCGAAGAAGAACCAGTGCCACCACTGAGTGGCGAACTCGACGCTGATCCGCGCCAGGTGTTCCGTCAGCGGCAGGCAGTCGAGGAACGCCACTCGGGTGACGGCCGCGGGGTGGTCCAGTGTCAGGCGCAGTGCGACGCTTCCCCCTCGGTCGTGCCCGGCGAGCGCGAAACGCGAGTGTCCGAGACGTCGCATCGCGGCCACCACGTCGCCGGCGACGGCACGCTTCGAGTAGCCCGCGTGGTCCTCCGTGAACCGCGGCCCCCGGGAACGGCCGTATCCCCGCAGGTCCGGGCAGACCACCGTGTGTCCGGCCGCCACGAGCCGCGGGGCCACCCGGTGCCACGTGGCCGACGTACGGGGATGACCGTGCAGCAGCACGACCGGCGGCCCCTCCCCGCCGAAGCGGACGAAGACCGACGCCTCACCGACGTCGATCCGCTCCTCCTGGAACCCCTCGAACACGCCGGCCTCCCTCCAGGACGGCCCGCCCGCCACCCCCTCGGAGACGGCACGACCGGTGGCTCCGGGTGCCCTCGCCCGCCACGGCCATGCGCGCGGCGGGGGCGGGCGCAGCCGGACCGCGGTGCCCGGCGGGCGGCCCTTGCTTGCTCTGTCCGGAGCGAACCCTGCGTCCGCGGCTCGCCTGGACGGGCGCACAGATCGAATAACCGCGCGGTGACGGGGTAGAACGGACGCTGGGTGCCGTCCCCTCGTGGGCGGCCCCGCCCACAGACCAGCCGGGAGCGTCCGGCGATAGCGAAGGAAAGCAGTATGGCCAGCGGCACCGTGAAGTGGTTCAACGCCGAGAAGGGCTTCGGATTCATCGCCCAGGACGGCGGCGGACCGGACGTCTTCGCCCACTACTCCAACATCGCCGGCAACGGCTACCGGGAACTCGTCGAGGGCGAGTCGGTCACCTTCGACGTGACCCAGGGCCAGAAGGGGCCGCAGGCCGAGAACATCGTGCGCGGCTGACGACCGCTGGGGACACCCCGTTCCCGCAGGAAGAGGAGGGGCCCGGCACCGGCCGGGTCCCTTCTCCGTGTGTCCCCGGGCATCCTGGTCACTGTCCCCGTCCGCCGCCGCCGGGGCCGGCCCGGCGCCCTCGCCGGGTGCCGGCTCCGTCCGGGCCACCGGCGAGGACCGCGGATCGTCAGCCGCCTCCCCGCGTCCCGCTCGCCGTCCAGCGGTCGGCCGGCTGCCTTCCCCGGGGAGGCAGTGGGTCCCGTACTCGCCGCACTCCCCCGGCCACGGGACCGTCTCACCATCCCCCGGCGAAGAAGCGGGCCAGCGCCTGCTGCGAGTTCACCGCGTTCGTGACATTGGCGAAGGCGATGACGAGCCAGGCGGCCGCCAGCAGTGACGAGACGGCGGCGAGCACCGTCGTACGCCTCGACCGGCCCTCGGCCGATGTCCTCGACCGCTTCCACAGCACGACCCCCGTCACGGCCAGCGCACAGGTGAGCGCGGCGGCCATCGTGGCGAGCACGGCGTGGTAGACGGCGAAGTCGCCGGCCATCACGGTGAGGGCCGGGGAATGCCGGGGACTCGGCGAGGCGTCCGCCTGGTGCCGCACCTCGGCGAGGGTGGCGGCGAGTTCACCGTCCGCGCCACCACTGGTCAGCATCGGCAGCAGGGACGCGAAGGGCGCCGCCGCGCCCTGCACATTGGCCACCAGGGCCACCAGGGCGAAGAGTCCGAGTGCTGCGGCCGAGACCCAGGACAGCCCGAGGCGCACACGAGCGGGCCACCCGCCGGTCCGCTGCCGCACCTGCCGCCACAGGACGACGCCCAGCGCCACGGCCACCGCGAGGAGCAGCGCGGAGACACCGGCCTTGACCAGGTGGAAGCGGAACCAGAAGGCGACCGCGGTCTCCAGCCGGTCGGGGAGGTCACCGCTGCCGGACCTCCAGTAGGCGACGAATCCCTGGCGGAAGGTGTCGCTGACGTTCGCCGTGCTGACGGAGGAATCACGTGCCAGGGCGTTGGGCGCGACGAAGAACGCGAGAAGGGTCGCCGCGGCCAGCGCGGTCAGTGTGCCGAGCCGCCGCCGTGGCGTCTCGGTCATGCGGAGGACGGGGCGGAAGGGACTGAAGCGCGTCATGGGGGACTTTCGCGTCTGGTGGAGGCGGCAGCGTCTTTCCGCCGGGGGCGCGGATCGCGGTTCCCGGACACGGAAGGTAGCGCGGTGGCGCCGGGACGGTCACTGCGGCCGGCCCCCGCGAACGAGGTGGGGCTGTCCCCCGTGCGGCCGCCGAGGGTTCGACGGTGTGCGTCGCGCTCGTGCCCTCACCAGGCCAGCTCGTCGATCAGTGCGGTGATGTCCGGCTCGGCCGTGCGCCCCAGTGTCTGTTCGGCCCAGATCACCTTCCCCCTCGCCGCGTAGCGGGTGCCCCAGCGGTCGGCGAACTGGGAGACGAGGAACAGGCCGCGGCCTCCCTCGTCGGTGGTGGCGGCGCGGCGCAGCCGCGGTGAGGTGTTGCTGCCGTCCGAGACCTCCAGCACCAGGGTGCGGCCCAGCAGCATCCGCACCCGTACGGGTGGAGCGCCGTAGCGGATCGCGTTGGTGAGGAGTTCGCTGAGGACCAGTTCCGTGGTGAAGGACGCCTCCTCCAGGCCCCAGTCGGCGAGCCGGCCGCCGACCTCGGCGCGCACGCGCGAGACGGCCGTCACGTCGAACGGCACGTCCCAGGCCGCCACCCGGGCCGGGTCCAGCAGCCGGGTCCGGGCCACCAGCAGGGCCACGTCGTCCCGGGGCCGGTCGGGCAGCATGGACTCCATGACGGCGCGGCACGTGTCCTCCGGCGAACGGTCCGGGCCGGCGACGGCCACGCGGAGCATCCGCAGGCCCTCGTCGAGGTCGCGTCCGCGGTCCTGCACCAGTCCGTCGGTGAACAGCACGAGCCGGCTGCCCTCGGGAAGATCGAGTTCGCCGTTCTCGAAGGGGTGCCCGCCCACACCCAGCGGCGGTGACAGGGGGAGGTCGGGGAAGGTCACCCTGCCCTGCGGGTCGACCACGGCCGGGGCGACGTGCCCGGCGCGGGAGAGGGTGCAGTGCCCGCCGACCGGGTCGTAGACGGCGTACAGGCAGGTGGCGCCCGTGACCGGGGCGCCGTCGCTGTGGGCGTGGGATGCCTGGCTGTCCAGCAGGGTCACCATCTCGTCGAGGTGGCTGAGCAGTTCGTCCGGGGAGAGGTCCAGTGAGGAGAAGTTCAGCACCGCGGTCCGCAGCCGGCCCATGGTCACCGCGGCGTGCAGCCCGTGCCCGACGATGTCGCCGACGACCAGCGCCACCCGGAAGCCGGGCAGGGGGATGACGTCGAACCAGTCACCGCCCACGCCGGCCCGCGCGGGCAGGTACCGCCAGGCGATCTCCAGGGCTTCCTGGTCGGGGACGTCGCGGGGCAGCAGGCTGCGCTGCAGGGTCACGGCCAGGGTGTGCTCGCGGGCGTAGCGGCGGGCGTTGTCGATGGCGACGGCGGCCCGGGCGACCAGTTCCTCGGCGACGGCGACGTCCTCCTCCTCGAAGGGAAGGGAACCCGCGCCCCGCCAGAAGTTGACCATGCCGAGGACGATTCCCCGGGCCCGCAGGGGGACGGTGATCAGCGAGTGGATGCCGTACTCCAGGGCCTGGTCGGCCCCCTCGGGGTCCTGGGCGCGCCAGTCCTGTGCGTGGTGCAGGTCGGCGACGCGGACGGCCTTGCCACGGTGCAGGGCCGCCACCATCGGGGTGTCGGCCACCACGAACTGGATCAGGTCTCCGACCGGCTGGAGCGGGTGCCCGCTGCGGGCCTCGCTCAGTGCGGTGCGCCGCATGCGCCGTACCGCACCGGTGGGCTCGTCGCCGCGCAGGACGGAGTCGAGGAGTTCCACGGTGACGAAGTCGGCCATGCGGGGCACCGCCACCTCGGCGAGCTCCTCCGCCGTGCGCCGGATGTCCAGGGTGGTGCCGATGCGGACGCCCGCCTCGTACAGGAGGGTCAGCCGTTCGCGTGCCACCTCGGCCTGGCCGGTCAGGGCCCGCAGCTCGGTGGTGTCGCGGAAGGTGGCCACCAGTCCGGGGGCGCCGCCGTGGGGTTCGATGCGCCGGGTGTTGACCGCGAGCAGCCGCTCGCCGGCCGGCAGCACTTCGTCGGAGACCGGCTCGCCCGATGTCAGCAGCCGGGTCAGCCGGGGGCCGAGGCCCAGTTCCCCGACCGGTCGCCGGTCGGCGTCCCCGGGGAGGTCCAGCAGGCGGCGGGCCTCGTCGTTGGCGAGCATCAGCTGCCCGTCGTCGCCGACGATCAGGACGCCTTCGCGTACCGCGTGCAGTACGGCGTCATGGTGCTCGAACATGCGTGTGATCTCGGCCGGGCCGAGTCCGTGCGTCTGCCGGCGCAGCCGTCGGCTGACCAGGGCGGTGCCGACGACGGCGAGCGTGAGCGCGCCGGCCGCCGCGGCCAGCATCACCGGGAGCTGATGGTTCAGCACCTGGCCCAGCGTGTCGAACTGGATCCCGGCGCTGACCATGCCGACCACGCGTCCGTTGCCGTCCCGCACGGGCACCACCGCGCGCACGGCGTCCGCGGGGTCGCCGTGGAACGTCTCGGTGAAGGCCGTTCCCTCCGCGGCGGGGCCCACACCCTCCGCCCTGGTGCCGATCAGCTCGGGCTGGGGGTCGGTGAGCCGCACCCCCTTGGGGTCGAGGACGGTGACGAAGTCGACTCCGGAGCCTCGTCTGGCCGCCTCCGCCGCTCCCTGGAGCTGGGCCGTCGGGTCCGGTGACAGCAGCGCGGCGGCCGTGCCGGGCGCGTGCGCGAACGCCTCCGCCGCCGCGAGGGAACGGTGTTCGGCGCCCTGCTCCGCCCCGTACCGCCCCTGTACCACCAGGGCGGCGACCGCCACCGCGACGAGCACCAGCATGATCAGGACCTGCAGGAGGAAGACCTGCGCGGCGAGTGTACCGACGCTCAGGGGCGCCGGCAGGCGGCGTCCCGGGGAGTGCGGGGCCCGCGGGTGACGGGACGAGCCGGACCGGCGCCGTTCGCGGGGCGGCGCCGCTCTCGTCCGGGACCGGCGAGCAGGACCGATCATGTCCCATTTCTAGCACCACGTCCGCTTTGCGGGCGACTGCTGCGGACCGGAGGGGGCGGCTGCCGGTTCCGCACCGCGGGCCGGGCAGCGGCTGCGCCCGCTCGTCGTCCGCGGGTCGTGCACCGCGGGTCGTCCCGCGGGTCCGCGCGGCCGGGCACAGGGCCCGGCCGTTCAGGGGCGGCGCCGCACCCGGACGGCGGCCGAAGGGGCGCCGCGGGCCCACGGCGCGCCCCGCCGGTCCCGCTCGTGCGGCCGGGCGCCCGCCGGTCCGGCGGCGCGGGCCCCGTTCACCGGCGGCTTCCGGGGGCCGTCCCGCCGGCGTTCGACCCGCTGGGCGTGCGCAGCGTCAGGAGAGCCACGTCGTCGTCGTTGTCGAGGGGGCGGACCCGGCGCAGGAGCTGGTCGGTGAAGGAGGCCAGCGGGCGGTGGGCGAGGGCGGCGGCGTGCCGGCGGAGCCGGTCCAGCCCCTCGTCGAGGGTGTGCCCGGGTTCCTCGATCAGGCCGTCGGTGTAGAGGACCAGCGTCGAGCCGGGCGGCAGGAGGACCGTCGCGTCGGGGCGGGGCCTGCCCACCCCGGTTCCCAGGAGGATGCCGTGGCCGTCGGTGAGGTAGCGGGCCAGTCCGTCGTGGCTGATCAGCAGCGGGGGCGGGTGGCCCGCGTTGGTCCAGGACAGCTTCCACCGG
Above is a genomic segment from Streptomyces glaucescens containing:
- a CDS encoding alpha/beta fold hydrolase, translated to MFEGFQEERIDVGEASVFVRFGGEGPPVVLLHGHPRTSATWHRVAPRLVAAGHTVVCPDLRGYGRSRGPRFTEDHAGYSKRAVAGDVVAAMRRLGHSRFALAGHDRGGSVALRLTLDHPAAVTRVAFLDCLPLTEHLARISVEFATQWWHWFFFAQPGIPERVITADPDSWYRGDPDAMGAENHAEWRRATRDPDVVRAMLEDYRAGLTVDRRHEQADRDAGKRVTCPALVLWSLRDDLEDLYGDPVAVWRRWATDVRGHGIDSGHHVAEEAPAALARALTGFLQPDRVGCRSSAPARRDDNG
- a CDS encoding cold-shock protein → MASGTVKWFNAEKGFGFIAQDGGGPDVFAHYSNIAGNGYRELVEGESVTFDVTQGQKGPQAENIVRG
- a CDS encoding SpoIIE family protein phosphatase produces the protein MIGPARRSRTRAAPPRERRRSGSSRHPRAPHSPGRRLPAPLSVGTLAAQVFLLQVLIMLVLVAVAVAALVVQGRYGAEQGAEHRSLAAAEAFAHAPGTAAALLSPDPTAQLQGAAEAARRGSGVDFVTVLDPKGVRLTDPQPELIGTRAEGVGPAAEGTAFTETFHGDPADAVRAVVPVRDGNGRVVGMVSAGIQFDTLGQVLNHQLPVMLAAAAGALTLAVVGTALVSRRLRRQTHGLGPAEITRMFEHHDAVLHAVREGVLIVGDDGQLMLANDEARRLLDLPGDADRRPVGELGLGPRLTRLLTSGEPVSDEVLPAGERLLAVNTRRIEPHGGAPGLVATFRDTTELRALTGQAEVARERLTLLYEAGVRIGTTLDIRRTAEELAEVAVPRMADFVTVELLDSVLRGDEPTGAVRRMRRTALSEARSGHPLQPVGDLIQFVVADTPMVAALHRGKAVRVADLHHAQDWRAQDPEGADQALEYGIHSLITVPLRARGIVLGMVNFWRGAGSLPFEEEDVAVAEELVARAAVAIDNARRYAREHTLAVTLQRSLLPRDVPDQEALEIAWRYLPARAGVGGDWFDVIPLPGFRVALVVGDIVGHGLHAAVTMGRLRTAVLNFSSLDLSPDELLSHLDEMVTLLDSQASHAHSDGAPVTGATCLYAVYDPVGGHCTLSRAGHVAPAVVDPQGRVTFPDLPLSPPLGVGGHPFENGELDLPEGSRLVLFTDGLVQDRGRDLDEGLRMLRVAVAGPDRSPEDTCRAVMESMLPDRPRDDVALLVARTRLLDPARVAAWDVPFDVTAVSRVRAEVGGRLADWGLEEASFTTELVLSELLTNAIRYGAPPVRVRMLLGRTLVLEVSDGSNTSPRLRRAATTDEGGRGLFLVSQFADRWGTRYAARGKVIWAEQTLGRTAEPDITALIDELAW